The Arctopsyche grandis isolate Sample6627 chromosome 12, ASM5162203v2, whole genome shotgun sequence genome includes the window cgaaattttcagctttcaacagaaaatacgtgagcactcaaagggttaaatattgCGACAGTTCCAACAAATCTTTCTCACGAATTCAGTTAGTCTGCATCAGGGAAatgtaataatagaagtggcttgcGGTATGGCTATTgccatacttaattattttccaCCACAGTCGTGCTTGGTGTTCAACGTATGTCTGATAAACATTTGTTCATATTACTTGGAAGATAgggaagtgcatcgttaaaaattgcacaattcaCACCAAACACGACTGTGGCGGAAACTAATTAAGTATGTCGATAGCCATACCGCAATCTTACAACACCATTACGCCTAAATCCACTtctattataattacatttctctggtctgCATATGTCGATTGTTACAAATATCATGCTTGTGTTTGAATGTAAAaagttatattacatacatttttataatgcaGAATatgatttgtaattttataaatcTGGGGTATGTCTATAGTATCGATTTTTGACCTGTCATGGCACTTTAGCATAAATAAACTAATACagtattgattttttgattaggTACGTCTGTATGCAATGGAGATTCTGGTGGCGGTATGGTTTTTCCAGATAACAGTGACCACGATTCAACTTCAACATGGAGATTAAGAGGACTCGTTTCAATAAGTGTGGCCAAACAGAATGAATATCGTTGTGATCCCTATCACTATGTTGTGTTTACAGATTTGGCACAATTTTTGGATTGGatcaaagaaaaattaatagaataattgattttcaaatgtatctataatagataatataatttattttgtatttagcATTTTCATTGTTGATTTCAACTACAAACTATTActaaaaaccaaaaataattatttagatttattttcacAGCGTGAAATAGGAATATCTATTTctgtactttttatttaaataataatttaaaatgaactaacaactttaataattcaaaatccaATTGAGTATTTTAATAGTGATGATCATCCCACCTAAATACACTTCCTGGGGTAGGTATTTTGTTGGAAACTTGGGCCTGTTCACTGTAATGCATATGAAATAAACATTCAATCGAATGGACATTTAAAAAAGCAGTGTCAATAAACTTGTATATGTGTTTAGTTCATACCTTTTTTTGTCACTGGATTCTATAAGCTTTGCGTTAACATCGATTGGAGGCTGGACTTCTCGTCTTGCATCACGTGCATAATAGTAATTTGCAGATGCCCTGTAAAGAAATTAAAGCGATAGTTTGAGGGTAGGTATgtataaaagtatatttatttggATGACAAATATGCAAATGGCTGGGTGGGTTTTTGAAAGGTTCGTAATAAGTCAATAACTTCCCAATTTGAAGGTAACTAACTTGTGTGAGGGCCCATCTGGAAGGACTGGTTGAGGTTGTGTTCTTGCAGCTATTCCGAGGCCATCAAAACGAAGTGCGTTGGTATATTTTCGctgcaaataaaatttattaaatataattaaacataacCTCGAcaccaaatattatataagttttaCAATTGTGAGATTTCGAAATCTACAtgggaataaaaatataacttaCGCCCAGAAG containing:
- the LOC143920243 gene encoding NADH dehydrogenase [ubiquinone] 1 alpha subcomplex subunit 7-like, with translation MPPKIQYRDVSPILQYLREFLLGRKYTNALRFDGLGIAARTQPQPVLPDGPSHKASANYYYARDARREVQPPIDVNAKLIESSDKKSEQAQVSNKIPTPGSVFRWDDHHY